Proteins from one Cyclopterus lumpus isolate fCycLum1 chromosome 11, fCycLum1.pri, whole genome shotgun sequence genomic window:
- the ehmt2 gene encoding histone-lysine N-methyltransferase EHMT2 isoform X2: protein MSASETTTKEPPGGNDSETLAESLAGPSQVKEDNAASTTAAVAKKTQPMGGMSSMLSSQQPGKDASSAGEEGVKWAPASSPTKPAAGHAAKSISSVSCSSYSSSPSTSTTMSPGRAKMSVSGPSSSKSVLAPAPSSFSFSPSSSSSSSSSSSSSSSSSATASSSPSVSPAPTKIHRARKTMNRPPPGQMSQVETPVAPVTPSGSVDSETVAKRRKLGQLSDGTPEKSENVPENAQTVGEPLFHKKVESVTKITPEKSNSSVGKSEEEIADIQISSPSTQDSEKYEDGVAEARKHTKDIEGSVNMSDHSSECKSKGAVQSRNEREESFWLQSGQVKERTAADVVETVEERPTEYTEVPLGALDIAAADSLTLSPHHEGSDAGDTERLEELPLCSCRMEAPRVDSTSHRVSRQCMATESINGELRACADRTIKGETMRPSSRVSLMVLCDVHRSHMVKHHCCPGCGYFCIAGTFLECCPDQRIAHRFHRGCVTVLGSGRSRANGGGMLFCPHCGEDASEAQEVTIPSFSSATASATTVVTMSASSTTTPSLPPSVPTAPSLTASTGGMKDGKMPERPVSARMHSHGLVTLAVEQQQQPPQPVGSAATVATIPPAEEGVDSVGPSLCMPNGKPISPSALPPGPSRASLQKAILTQDTERRKKLRFHPRQLYPAAKQGEVQRVLLMLMEGIDPTYQPDSQNRRSALHAAAQRGLLEVCYILVQAGAQVDAQDKDLRTPLLEAIINNHIEVAHYLIQNGATVYHVEEDGYTGLHHAAKLGNLEIVNMLLETGQVDVNAQDNGGWTPIIWSAEHKHVDVIKVLLNRGADVTISDKSHPSLQELNVCLHWAAYAGNVDIAELVLNSGCSLASVNMHGDTPLHIAAREGYLECVTLFLSRGADIDIMNREGDTPLSLARVDTPVWVALQINRKLRRGITNRMLRTERIISSDIAQGYENVPIPCVNAVDDEGCPSDYKYVSENCETSAMNIDRNITHLQHCSCSDDCSSSNCLCGQLSIRCWYDKDQRLLQEFNKIEPPLIFECNMACSCYRTCKNRVVQAGIKVRLQLYRTEKMGWGVRALQDIPQGSFICEYVGELISDAEADVREDDSYLFDLDNKDGEVYCIDARYYGNISRFINHLCDPNLIPVRVFMLHQDLRFPRIAFFSSRDIHSGQELGFDYGDRFWDIKSKYFTCQCGSEKCKHSAEAIALEQNRLARLEACPESGADCGMTMLGNS, encoded by the exons ATGTCGGCGTCTGAGACAACGACGAAG GAGCCTCCTGGAGGAAATGACTCAGAGACACTAGCTGAGTCGTTAGCCGGACCAAGTCAAGTAAAGGAAG ATAATGCAGCCTCCACCACAGCTGCCGTTGCCAAGAAGACACAGCCCATGGGTGGTATGtcatcaatgctgtcatcaCAGCAGCCTGGGAAGGATGCTTCAAgcgctggagaggagggagtgaaATGGGCACCTGCCTCTTCCCCAACCAAACCAGCAGCAG GACATGCAGCAAAGTCCATTTCATCTGTGTCCTGCTCTTCgtattcctcctctccttccacgTCTACAACGATGTCTCCTGGCCGAGCAAAGATGAGTGTTTCTGGACCTAGCAGTAGTAAATCCGTCCTGGCAcctgctccttcctccttctccttctccccctcatcctcctcctcatcttcctcctcctcctcctcttcctcttcatcctctgccACAGCTTCTtcgtctccttctgtctccccTGCCCCAACCAAGATCCACCGGGCCCGCAAGACCATGAACAGGCCTCCACCAGGGCAG atgAGCCAAGTTGAGACACCTGTTGCACCTGTGACGCCTTCAGGATCCGTAGACTCTGAAACTG TTGCAAAAAGGAGAAAACTGGGTCAGTTATCCGATGGCACACCTGAGAAGTCAGAGAACGTCCCAGAAAATGCTCAAACTGTG GGAGAACCATTATTCCATAAAAAGGTGGAGTCTGTTACCAAGATCACACCAGAGAAAAGCAACAGCAGTGTGGGGAAGTCAGAGGAGGAAATAGCGGATATTCAGATTTCCAGTCCGTCCACTCAAGATTCAGAAAAG TATGAGGATGGTGTGGCAGAAGCAAGAAAGCACACAAAAGACATAGAGGGGTCAGTGAACATGTCAGATCAT AGTTCAGAGTGCAAATCAAAGGGAGCCGTCCAAAGTAGAAATGAGCGCGAGGAGTCTTTTTGGCTGCAGTCAGGCCAGGTCAAAGAGAGAACCGCAGCCGACGTGGTGGAGACAGTGGAAG AGAGGCCCACTGAGTACACAGAGGTTCCCCTGGGTGCTCTGGACATCGCTGCTGCTGACAGTCTGACACTTTCTCCTCATCACG AAGGAAGTGATGCAGGAGACACAGAGCGGCTGGAGgagcttcctctctgcagctgCAGGATGGAGGCTCCTCGAGTCGACAGCACCAGCCACCGCGTCAGCAGACAGTGTATGGCCACCGAGAGCATCAATGGAGAG CTGAGGGCTTGTGCTGATCGGACGATAAAAGGGGAGACCATGCGGCCGTCCAGTCGGGTGTCCCTCATGGTGCTTTGCGACGTCCATCGatcacacatggtcaaacaccaCTGCTGTCCTGGGTGTGGATACTTCTGCATAGCG GGCACATTTCTCGAGTGCTGCCCGGACCAGCGCATCGCTCACCGTTTCCACCGGGGTTGCGTGACGGTGCTGGGCAGCGGGCGCAGCAGAGCAAACGGCGGCGGTATGCTTTTCTGTCCCCACTGCGGTGAAGATGCCTCCGAGGCCCAGGAGGTCACCATCCCCTCCTTCAGCTCAGCCACAGCCTCCGCAACCACCGTCGTCACCATGTCGGCCTCCTCCACGACCACCCCGTCTCTGCCGCCCTCTGTCCCCACAGCACCCTCCCTCACGGCCTCAACGGGAGGGATGAAGGACGGGAAGATGCCTGAGCGACCCGTCAG CGCGCGTATGCATAGTCATGGCTTGGTGACGCTGGcagtggagcagcagcagcagcccccgCAACCTGTAGGCTCTGCCGCAACTGTGGCCACCATCCCACCAGCAGAGGAGGGAGTGGACAGCGTGGGGCCCTCTCTCTGTATGCCAAATGGGAAACCCATCAGCCCAAGTGCGCTTCCACCTGGGCCCAGCAGGGCATCGCTGCAGAAAGCCATTCTCACACAGGACACTGAGAG GAGGAAGAAACTGAGGTTCCACCCCCGCCAGCTTTACCCTGCGGCCAAGCAAGGAGAAGTGCAGAGAGTCCTGCTCATGCTGA TGGAGGGCATAGATCCAACATACCAGCCCGACTCTCAGAACCGGCGCTCGGCTCTACATGCTGCTGCTCAGAGAGGTTTGCTGGAGGTCTGCTACATTCTTGTTCAG GCCGGTGCTCAAGTGGATGCCCAGGACAAGGACCTCAGGACCCCTCTGTTGGAAGCGATCATCAACAATCACATTGAGGTGGCTCATTACCTGATCCAGAACGGTGCCACTGTCTATCATGTT gaggaggatggataTACTGGCCTCCACCACGCAGCCAAGCTTGGGAACCTGGAAATTGTCAACATGCTTTTAGAAACGGGGCAGGTTGATGTAAACGCACAG gACAACGGTGGCTGGACGCCGATCATCTGGTCTGCAGAGCACAAACACGTAGATGTGATAAAAGTGCTGCTGAACAGAGGCGCTGATGTCACCATTAGTGATAAG TCCCATCCCTCCCTTCAGGAGCTGAACGTGTGCCTCCACTGGGCGGCGTATGCAGGGAATGTGGATATAGCCGAGCTGGTGTTGAACTCTGGCTGCTCCCTCGCCTCAGTTAACATGCACGGAGACACGCCGCTCCACATCGCCGCCAGAGAAGGCTACCTGGAATGTGTTAC gCTGTTCCTGTCCAGAGGTGCAGACATTGACATCATGAACAGGGAAGGAGACACGCCGCTCAGCCTGGCACGGGTCGACACGCCGGTGTGGGTGGCACTCCAGATCAACCGGAAGCTGAGAAGGGGAATAACCAATCGCATGCTTCGTACTGAGAGAATTATCAGCAG TGACATAGCGCAGGGCTATGAGAACGTGCCGATACCCTGCGTGAATGCAGTGGACGACGAGGGCTGTCCTTCAGACTACAAATATGTTTCAGAAAACTGTGAAACTTCAGCAATGAACATCGACCGCAATATTACACACTTGCAG CACTGTAGCTGCTCTGATGACTGCTCCTCTAGCAACTGCCTGTGTGGACAGCTCAGTATCCGCTGCTGGTACGACAAG GACCAGCGGCTGCTCCAGGAATTCAACAAAATTGAACCCCCACTTATATTTGAATGCAACATGGCTTGTTCCTGTTACCGAACGTGCAAGAACAGAGTCGTACAGGCAGGCATCAA AGTGCGCCTTCAGCTCTACAGGACAGAGAAGATGGGCTGGGGAGTTCGAGCTCTGCAGGATATTCCACAAGGAAGCTTCATCTGCGA ATACGTCGGGGAGCTCATCTCTGACGCAGAGGCAGACGTTAGAGAAGACGActcctacttgtttgacctggACAACAAG gacgGGGAGGTGTACTGTATTGATGCCCGGTACTATGGCAACATCAGCCGCTTCATCAACCACCTGTGTGACCCAAACCTCATCCCAGTACGCGTGTTCATGCTGCACCAGGACCTGAGATTTCCCCGCATCGCCTTCTTCAGCTCCAGAGACATCCACAGCGGACAAGAGCTGGG ATTCGACTACGGAGACCGCTTTTGGGACATTAAGAGCAAGTATTTCACATGTCAGTGTGGATCAGAGAAATGCAAGCACTCAGCCGAAGCCATCGCCTTGGAGCAGAACAGACTGGCTCGACTGGAGGCTTGCCCAGAATCGGGAGCTGACTGTGGGATGACCATGCTGGGAAACTcttaa
- the ehmt2 gene encoding histone-lysine N-methyltransferase EHMT2 isoform X4: MGGMSSMLSSQQPGKDASSAGEEGVKWAPASSPTKPAAGHAAKSISSVSCSSYSSSPSTSTTMSPGRAKMSVSGPSSSKSVLAPAPSSFSFSPSSSSSSSSSSSSSSSSSATASSSPSVSPAPTKIHRARKTMNRPPPGQMSQVETPVAPVTPSGSVDSETVAKRRKLGQLSDGTPEKSENVPENAQTVGEPLFHKKVESVTKITPEKSNSSVGKSEEEIADIQISSPSTQDSEKYEDGVAEARKHTKDIEGSVNMSDHSSECKSKGAVQSRNEREESFWLQSGQVKERTAADVVETVEAERPTEYTEVPLGALDIAAADSLTLSPHHEGSDAGDTERLEELPLCSCRMEAPRVDSTSHRVSRQCMATESINGELRACADRTIKGETMRPSSRVSLMVLCDVHRSHMVKHHCCPGCGYFCIAGTFLECCPDQRIAHRFHRGCVTVLGSGRSRANGGGMLFCPHCGEDASEAQEVTIPSFSSATASATTVVTMSASSTTTPSLPPSVPTAPSLTASTGGMKDGKMPERPVSARMHSHGLVTLAVEQQQQPPQPVGSAATVATIPPAEEGVDSVGPSLCMPNGKPISPSALPPGPSRASLQKAILTQDTERRKKLRFHPRQLYPAAKQGEVQRVLLMLMEGIDPTYQPDSQNRRSALHAAAQRGLLEVCYILVQAGAQVDAQDKDLRTPLLEAIINNHIEVAHYLIQNGATVYHVEEDGYTGLHHAAKLGNLEIVNMLLETGQVDVNAQDNGGWTPIIWSAEHKHVDVIKVLLNRGADVTISDKSHPSLQELNVCLHWAAYAGNVDIAELVLNSGCSLASVNMHGDTPLHIAAREGYLECVTLFLSRGADIDIMNREGDTPLSLARVDTPVWVALQINRKLRRGITNRMLRTERIISSDIAQGYENVPIPCVNAVDDEGCPSDYKYVSENCETSAMNIDRNITHLQHCSCSDDCSSSNCLCGQLSIRCWYDKDQRLLQEFNKIEPPLIFECNMACSCYRTCKNRVVQAGIKVRLQLYRTEKMGWGVRALQDIPQGSFICEYVGELISDAEADVREDDSYLFDLDNKDGEVYCIDARYYGNISRFINHLCDPNLIPVRVFMLHQDLRFPRIAFFSSRDIHSGQELGFDYGDRFWDIKSKYFTCQCGSEKCKHSAEAIALEQNRLARLEACPESGADCGMTMLGNS; encoded by the exons ATGGGTGGTATGtcatcaatgctgtcatcaCAGCAGCCTGGGAAGGATGCTTCAAgcgctggagaggagggagtgaaATGGGCACCTGCCTCTTCCCCAACCAAACCAGCAGCAG GACATGCAGCAAAGTCCATTTCATCTGTGTCCTGCTCTTCgtattcctcctctccttccacgTCTACAACGATGTCTCCTGGCCGAGCAAAGATGAGTGTTTCTGGACCTAGCAGTAGTAAATCCGTCCTGGCAcctgctccttcctccttctccttctccccctcatcctcctcctcatcttcctcctcctcctcctcttcctcttcatcctctgccACAGCTTCTtcgtctccttctgtctccccTGCCCCAACCAAGATCCACCGGGCCCGCAAGACCATGAACAGGCCTCCACCAGGGCAG atgAGCCAAGTTGAGACACCTGTTGCACCTGTGACGCCTTCAGGATCCGTAGACTCTGAAACTG TTGCAAAAAGGAGAAAACTGGGTCAGTTATCCGATGGCACACCTGAGAAGTCAGAGAACGTCCCAGAAAATGCTCAAACTGTG GGAGAACCATTATTCCATAAAAAGGTGGAGTCTGTTACCAAGATCACACCAGAGAAAAGCAACAGCAGTGTGGGGAAGTCAGAGGAGGAAATAGCGGATATTCAGATTTCCAGTCCGTCCACTCAAGATTCAGAAAAG TATGAGGATGGTGTGGCAGAAGCAAGAAAGCACACAAAAGACATAGAGGGGTCAGTGAACATGTCAGATCAT AGTTCAGAGTGCAAATCAAAGGGAGCCGTCCAAAGTAGAAATGAGCGCGAGGAGTCTTTTTGGCTGCAGTCAGGCCAGGTCAAAGAGAGAACCGCAGCCGACGTGGTGGAGACAGTGGAAG CAGAGAGGCCCACTGAGTACACAGAGGTTCCCCTGGGTGCTCTGGACATCGCTGCTGCTGACAGTCTGACACTTTCTCCTCATCACG AAGGAAGTGATGCAGGAGACACAGAGCGGCTGGAGgagcttcctctctgcagctgCAGGATGGAGGCTCCTCGAGTCGACAGCACCAGCCACCGCGTCAGCAGACAGTGTATGGCCACCGAGAGCATCAATGGAGAG CTGAGGGCTTGTGCTGATCGGACGATAAAAGGGGAGACCATGCGGCCGTCCAGTCGGGTGTCCCTCATGGTGCTTTGCGACGTCCATCGatcacacatggtcaaacaccaCTGCTGTCCTGGGTGTGGATACTTCTGCATAGCG GGCACATTTCTCGAGTGCTGCCCGGACCAGCGCATCGCTCACCGTTTCCACCGGGGTTGCGTGACGGTGCTGGGCAGCGGGCGCAGCAGAGCAAACGGCGGCGGTATGCTTTTCTGTCCCCACTGCGGTGAAGATGCCTCCGAGGCCCAGGAGGTCACCATCCCCTCCTTCAGCTCAGCCACAGCCTCCGCAACCACCGTCGTCACCATGTCGGCCTCCTCCACGACCACCCCGTCTCTGCCGCCCTCTGTCCCCACAGCACCCTCCCTCACGGCCTCAACGGGAGGGATGAAGGACGGGAAGATGCCTGAGCGACCCGTCAG CGCGCGTATGCATAGTCATGGCTTGGTGACGCTGGcagtggagcagcagcagcagcccccgCAACCTGTAGGCTCTGCCGCAACTGTGGCCACCATCCCACCAGCAGAGGAGGGAGTGGACAGCGTGGGGCCCTCTCTCTGTATGCCAAATGGGAAACCCATCAGCCCAAGTGCGCTTCCACCTGGGCCCAGCAGGGCATCGCTGCAGAAAGCCATTCTCACACAGGACACTGAGAG GAGGAAGAAACTGAGGTTCCACCCCCGCCAGCTTTACCCTGCGGCCAAGCAAGGAGAAGTGCAGAGAGTCCTGCTCATGCTGA TGGAGGGCATAGATCCAACATACCAGCCCGACTCTCAGAACCGGCGCTCGGCTCTACATGCTGCTGCTCAGAGAGGTTTGCTGGAGGTCTGCTACATTCTTGTTCAG GCCGGTGCTCAAGTGGATGCCCAGGACAAGGACCTCAGGACCCCTCTGTTGGAAGCGATCATCAACAATCACATTGAGGTGGCTCATTACCTGATCCAGAACGGTGCCACTGTCTATCATGTT gaggaggatggataTACTGGCCTCCACCACGCAGCCAAGCTTGGGAACCTGGAAATTGTCAACATGCTTTTAGAAACGGGGCAGGTTGATGTAAACGCACAG gACAACGGTGGCTGGACGCCGATCATCTGGTCTGCAGAGCACAAACACGTAGATGTGATAAAAGTGCTGCTGAACAGAGGCGCTGATGTCACCATTAGTGATAAG TCCCATCCCTCCCTTCAGGAGCTGAACGTGTGCCTCCACTGGGCGGCGTATGCAGGGAATGTGGATATAGCCGAGCTGGTGTTGAACTCTGGCTGCTCCCTCGCCTCAGTTAACATGCACGGAGACACGCCGCTCCACATCGCCGCCAGAGAAGGCTACCTGGAATGTGTTAC gCTGTTCCTGTCCAGAGGTGCAGACATTGACATCATGAACAGGGAAGGAGACACGCCGCTCAGCCTGGCACGGGTCGACACGCCGGTGTGGGTGGCACTCCAGATCAACCGGAAGCTGAGAAGGGGAATAACCAATCGCATGCTTCGTACTGAGAGAATTATCAGCAG TGACATAGCGCAGGGCTATGAGAACGTGCCGATACCCTGCGTGAATGCAGTGGACGACGAGGGCTGTCCTTCAGACTACAAATATGTTTCAGAAAACTGTGAAACTTCAGCAATGAACATCGACCGCAATATTACACACTTGCAG CACTGTAGCTGCTCTGATGACTGCTCCTCTAGCAACTGCCTGTGTGGACAGCTCAGTATCCGCTGCTGGTACGACAAG GACCAGCGGCTGCTCCAGGAATTCAACAAAATTGAACCCCCACTTATATTTGAATGCAACATGGCTTGTTCCTGTTACCGAACGTGCAAGAACAGAGTCGTACAGGCAGGCATCAA AGTGCGCCTTCAGCTCTACAGGACAGAGAAGATGGGCTGGGGAGTTCGAGCTCTGCAGGATATTCCACAAGGAAGCTTCATCTGCGA ATACGTCGGGGAGCTCATCTCTGACGCAGAGGCAGACGTTAGAGAAGACGActcctacttgtttgacctggACAACAAG gacgGGGAGGTGTACTGTATTGATGCCCGGTACTATGGCAACATCAGCCGCTTCATCAACCACCTGTGTGACCCAAACCTCATCCCAGTACGCGTGTTCATGCTGCACCAGGACCTGAGATTTCCCCGCATCGCCTTCTTCAGCTCCAGAGACATCCACAGCGGACAAGAGCTGGG ATTCGACTACGGAGACCGCTTTTGGGACATTAAGAGCAAGTATTTCACATGTCAGTGTGGATCAGAGAAATGCAAGCACTCAGCCGAAGCCATCGCCTTGGAGCAGAACAGACTGGCTCGACTGGAGGCTTGCCCAGAATCGGGAGCTGACTGTGGGATGACCATGCTGGGAAACTcttaa